The Raphanus sativus cultivar WK10039 chromosome 2, ASM80110v3, whole genome shotgun sequence genome includes a region encoding these proteins:
- the LOC108838694 gene encoding uncharacterized protein At4g02000-like produces MDRRYTKAEKGKGLALDPDEPQVKRIKTPALDTTELIRENSLTLIGRVTNPQEQRIQTLLPSLPRKLNIQGRVQGSDLGNNCFQYIFESEEDLQSVLANRPYHFCYWMVLLQRWEPVISNSFPSMIPFWINIKGLPLHYWQAPLVCKIGDELGLRESHELSKSSARVRVLVDGFQPLVKETIIEFESGEESKITLEYERLENHCSICLRLSHLKSQCPLNPPRAGCPEDAKALDPTPHSRVGRTDAYVQSREFFSSRREETETRSTHNDAFYQRVDRHGRAFGPRVSTRQTRNPPPPKHPNQEVTSKLQAPNLEREPHYASPPFTHNRELHVRTVSRGRALFP; encoded by the coding sequence ATGGATAGACGTTACACAAAAGCTGAAAAAGGCAAAGGTTTGGCTTTGGATCCAGATGAACCACAAGTGAAAAGAATTAAAACCCCTGCACTCGACACAACAGAGCTCATAAGAGAGAACTCACTCACTCTGATAGGAAGGGTTACAAACCCTCAAGAGCAAAGAATTCAAACTCTCTTACCGTCTCTTCCACGCAAATTGAATATCCAAGGAAGAGTTCAAGGTTCAGACCTGGGAAACAATTGCTTCCAGTACATATTCGAAAGCGAAGAGGACTTGCAAAGCGTCCTAGCTAACCGTCCATATCACTTCTGCTACTGGATGGTTCTCCTTCAGCGCTGGGAGCCCGTAATCTCGAACAGCTTCCCCTCAATGATACCCTTCTGGATTAACATCAAAGGACTACCCCTCCACTACTGGCAAGCTCCACTGGTTTGCAAGATAGGAGATGAGCTGGGCCTTCGTGAGAGTCATGAGCTATCAAAATCCTCAGCAAGAGTTCGTGTATTAGTGGATGGCTTCCAGCCACTAGTCAAAGAAACTATCATAGAGTTTGAGTCAGGCGAAGAAAGCAAAATTACCTTAGAGTATGAAAGACTAGAGAACCACTGTTCCATCTGCTTGCGCCTCTCTCATCTGAAATCCCAGTGTCCTCTTAATCCACCTAGAGCAGGATGCCCTGAAGATGCCAAAGCGCTAGATCCTACACCTCATAGCCGAGTAGGAAGGACTGATGCCTACGTCCAGAGCAGGGAATTTTTCTCATCCAGAAGAGAGGAGACTGAGACAAGATCCACTCATAACGATGCTTTCTATCAACGGGTAGACAGACATGGTAGGGCGTTTGGACCCAGAGTCAGCACAAGACAGACTAGAAACCCACCCCCTCCTAAGCACCCTAATCAAGAAGTCACATCCAAGCTACAGGCTCCAAATTTGGAGAGAGAACCCCACTATGCCTCTCCCCCTTTCACGCACAATAGAGAACTTCATGTTAGAACGGTCTCCAGAGGAAGAGCTCTCTTCCCTTAA